A window of Notolabrus celidotus isolate fNotCel1 chromosome 11, fNotCel1.pri, whole genome shotgun sequence contains these coding sequences:
- the ttll10 gene encoding protein polyglycylase TTLL10 isoform X7: MSRFPRSLAAYVCDVGVEVIEVMSSDCWVESCSEDSAEQTGLKKPQEEEEEAEEEEVEVPCGQNQSACSLRQEETGGEQPLSHDHRSKQEVTSEGELEQSQREETLRFSHMTASQEMQQRGSVTGARRVRGNLRRSFPRGFSTCSYPDKDRVRRIEEPRGLGSFYYFGGANGAEIVSAYCESRGWKRIHNKHREDFKLKWCETKSPPNYCNFREGEQLLYQIPNNKVLTTKIGLLSSLREYERVSSKVNHGQGLRRLKMDEFIPTTFRMDLREEREAFFAQEEGVSSKEGHMWICKPTGLNQGRGIFLLKSQEDVVAFRLKLQQTEEHQASRKTLHRQPQARIVQHYIQRPLLLKGKKFDVRSFLLIACTAPYMVFFRHGYVRLTCDLYDPTSNNLIAHLTNQYMQKKSPLYSQLKEDTVWSMESFNTYVNDRFQVAKGLPRDWVLGVFARRMQQIMTQCFFAVKSKLDRRLGLFDLIGCDFMVDEDFKVWLLEMNCNPALHTNCEVLKEVLPGTVGEALDLTLEIFNKRRLGQTILPLHSQREFVLLYSGVFPPDSVLPCRKGNISNGFNLKSTQKTSLRRCKSRTEGKSVPSASSDSPLNVTESLKGESRSKSSTAALYLNQSPQSPQNAGDAEEKTRVIVPLSSPIISEDFSTCESPQTTVLMSHPQSGSPTASEDLERDEECGEENLGEDTQG; the protein is encoded by the exons ATGAGTAGGTTTCCAAGGAGTCTGGCTGCCTATGTGTGTGATGTTGGAGTTGAAG TTATCGAGGTCATGTCGTCTGATTGCTGGGTGGAGTCCTGCAGTGAGGACTCTGCAGAGCAGACCGGACTGAAGAAGCcccaagaggaagaggaagaggcagaggaggaggaagtggaggttCCCTGTGGGCAGAACCAGTCTGCATGTAGCCTGAGGCAAGAAGAGACGGGAGGAGAGCAGCCTTTGTCACATGACCACAgaagcaaacaggaagtgacatcagaaGGTGAACTGGAGCAGAGCCAGAGGGAGGAGACGCTGAGGTTTTCACACATGACTGCCAGCCAGGAAATGCAGCAGAGAGGGTCAG TAACAGGTGCCCGCAGAGTGAGGGGAAACCTCCGGAGGTCCTTCCCCAGGGGCTTCTCCACCTGCTCCTACCCAGACAAGGACAGGGTGCGGCGGATAGAGGAGCCTCGAGGGCTTGGGTCTTTCTACTACTTTGGGGGAGCAAATGGGGCTGAAAT AGTGAGCGCTTACTGTGAGAGCAGAGGATGGAAGAGGATTCACAACAAGCACAGGGAGGATTTCAAACTCAAGTGGTGTGAAACCAAATCCCCGCCCAACTACTGTAACTTCAGAGAAG GTGAACAGTTGTTGTACCAGATTCCCAACAACAAGGTGCTCACCACAAAGATCGGCCTGCTCAGCAGTCTGCGGGAGTACGAGCGAGTCAGCAGCAAAGTCAACCACGGTCAAGGCCTGAG GAGGCTGAAAATGGACGAGTTCATCCCCACAACTTTCCGCATGGatctgagggaggagagggaggcttTCTTTGCCCAGGAGGAGG GTGTGAGCAGCAAAGAGGGTCACATGTGGATCTGTAAGCCCACGGGTCTGAACCAGGGCAGAGGGATTTTCCTGCTGAAGAGCCAGGAGGACGTAGTTGCTTTCAGACTGAAGCTACAGCAAACAGAGGAACACCAGGCCAGCAGGAAGACGCTCCACCGCCAGCCTCAGGCTCGCATCGTCCAGCA TTACATCCAGAGACCGCTGCTCCTAAAGGGGAAGAAGTTTGATGTGCGCTCTTTTCTTCTGATCGCCTGCACTGCACCTTACATGGTCTTCTTCAGACACGGATATGTGCGCCTGACCTGTGACCTCTACGACCCAACCTCCAACAACCTCATAGCTCACCTGACCAATCAG TACATGCAGAAGAAGAGTCCTCTGTACAGCCAGCTGAAGGAGGACACAGTCTGGTCCATGGAGAGTTTCAACACCTACGTCAATGACAGGTTTCAGGTTGCCAAGGGTCTGCCCAGGGACTGGGTACTGGGCGTCTTTGCA AGACGAATGCAGCAGATCATGACGCAGTGTTTCTTTGCTGTCAAATCCAAGTTGGATCGCCGACTGGGCCTCTTTGACCTGATTGGCTGTGACTTCATGGTTGACGAGGACTTCAAG GTTTGGCTCCTGGAGATGAACTGCAACCCGGCCCTGCATACGAACTGTGAAGTGTTGAAGGAGGTGCTACCCGGCACTGTTGGTGAGGCGCTGG ATTTAACTCTAGAGATCTTCAACAAGCGTCGCCTCGGGCAGACGATTCTTCCTTTGCACAGTCAGAGAGAGTTTGTGCTGCTGTACAGTGGAGTCTTTCCTCCTGATTCAGTGCTGCCCTGCAGAAAAGGCAACATAAGCAATGGATTCAACCTGAAAAGCACCCAAAAGACTTCACTCAGGAGATGTAAGTCGAGAACCGAGGGCAAAAGTGTGCCATCAGCATCCTCTGATAGTCCTCTGAATGTTACAGAGAGCCTTAAAGGAGAGAGTCGTTCAAAGTCCTCCACTGCTGCCTTATATCTGAATCAAAGCCCTCAGTCACCTCAG AATGCAGGAGATGCTGAGGAGAAAACAAGGGTCATCGTGCCGCTGTCGTCACCCATAATAAGTGAAGACTTCTCCACCTGTGAATCTCCCCAGACAACAGTGTTGATGTCCCATCCTCAGTCGGGATCTCCCACAGCATCTGAAGACCTTGAAAGAGATGAAGAGTGTGGGGAAGAAAACCTCGGAGAAGACACACAAGGTTGA
- the ttll10 gene encoding protein polyglycylase TTLL10 isoform X3 encodes MSRFPRSLAAYVCDVGVEGGAKTDTNRRFLTGALKMPHTANYQQYQVIEVMSSDCWVESCSEDSAEQTGLKKPQEEEEEAEEEEVEVPCGQNQSACSLRQEETGGEQPLSHDHRSKQEVTSEGELEQSQREETLRFSHMTASQEMQQRGSVTGARRVRGNLRRSFPRGFSTCSYPDKDRVRRIEEPRGLGSFYYFGGANGAEIVSAYCESRGWKRIHNKHREDFKLKWCETKSPPNYCNFREGEQLLYQIPNNKVLTTKIGLLSSLREYERVSSKVNHGQGLRRLKMDEFIPTTFRMDLREEREAFFAQEEGVSSKEGHMWICKPTGLNQGRGIFLLKSQEDVVAFRLKLQQTEEHQASRKTLHRQPQARIVQHYIQRPLLLKGKKFDVRSFLLIACTAPYMVFFRHGYVRLTCDLYDPTSNNLIAHLTNQYMQKKSPLYSQLKEDTVWSMESFNTYVNDRFQVAKGLPRDWVLGVFARRMQQIMTQCFFAVKSKLDRRLGLFDLIGCDFMVDEDFKVWLLEMNCNPALHTNCEVLKEVLPGTVGEALDLTLEIFNKRRLGQTILPLHSQREFVLLYSGVFPPDSVLPCRKGNISNGFNLKSTQKTSLRRCKSRTEGKSVPSASSDSPLNVTESLKGESRSKSSTAALYLNQSPQSPQVSPHSNNSSNTETVKLKKPRPRFELKLSKCTFPPRLKNAGDAEEKTRVIVPLSSPIISEDFSTCESPQTTVLMSHPQSGSPTASEDLERDEECGEENLGEDTQG; translated from the exons ATGAGTAGGTTTCCAAGGAGTCTGGCTGCCTATGTGTGTGATGTTGGAGTTGAAG ggggcgccaaaactgacacaaacagaaggttcctcacaggagctttaaaaatgcCACACACTGCAAACTACCAACAGTACCAGG TTATCGAGGTCATGTCGTCTGATTGCTGGGTGGAGTCCTGCAGTGAGGACTCTGCAGAGCAGACCGGACTGAAGAAGCcccaagaggaagaggaagaggcagaggaggaggaagtggaggttCCCTGTGGGCAGAACCAGTCTGCATGTAGCCTGAGGCAAGAAGAGACGGGAGGAGAGCAGCCTTTGTCACATGACCACAgaagcaaacaggaagtgacatcagaaGGTGAACTGGAGCAGAGCCAGAGGGAGGAGACGCTGAGGTTTTCACACATGACTGCCAGCCAGGAAATGCAGCAGAGAGGGTCAG TAACAGGTGCCCGCAGAGTGAGGGGAAACCTCCGGAGGTCCTTCCCCAGGGGCTTCTCCACCTGCTCCTACCCAGACAAGGACAGGGTGCGGCGGATAGAGGAGCCTCGAGGGCTTGGGTCTTTCTACTACTTTGGGGGAGCAAATGGGGCTGAAAT AGTGAGCGCTTACTGTGAGAGCAGAGGATGGAAGAGGATTCACAACAAGCACAGGGAGGATTTCAAACTCAAGTGGTGTGAAACCAAATCCCCGCCCAACTACTGTAACTTCAGAGAAG GTGAACAGTTGTTGTACCAGATTCCCAACAACAAGGTGCTCACCACAAAGATCGGCCTGCTCAGCAGTCTGCGGGAGTACGAGCGAGTCAGCAGCAAAGTCAACCACGGTCAAGGCCTGAG GAGGCTGAAAATGGACGAGTTCATCCCCACAACTTTCCGCATGGatctgagggaggagagggaggcttTCTTTGCCCAGGAGGAGG GTGTGAGCAGCAAAGAGGGTCACATGTGGATCTGTAAGCCCACGGGTCTGAACCAGGGCAGAGGGATTTTCCTGCTGAAGAGCCAGGAGGACGTAGTTGCTTTCAGACTGAAGCTACAGCAAACAGAGGAACACCAGGCCAGCAGGAAGACGCTCCACCGCCAGCCTCAGGCTCGCATCGTCCAGCA TTACATCCAGAGACCGCTGCTCCTAAAGGGGAAGAAGTTTGATGTGCGCTCTTTTCTTCTGATCGCCTGCACTGCACCTTACATGGTCTTCTTCAGACACGGATATGTGCGCCTGACCTGTGACCTCTACGACCCAACCTCCAACAACCTCATAGCTCACCTGACCAATCAG TACATGCAGAAGAAGAGTCCTCTGTACAGCCAGCTGAAGGAGGACACAGTCTGGTCCATGGAGAGTTTCAACACCTACGTCAATGACAGGTTTCAGGTTGCCAAGGGTCTGCCCAGGGACTGGGTACTGGGCGTCTTTGCA AGACGAATGCAGCAGATCATGACGCAGTGTTTCTTTGCTGTCAAATCCAAGTTGGATCGCCGACTGGGCCTCTTTGACCTGATTGGCTGTGACTTCATGGTTGACGAGGACTTCAAG GTTTGGCTCCTGGAGATGAACTGCAACCCGGCCCTGCATACGAACTGTGAAGTGTTGAAGGAGGTGCTACCCGGCACTGTTGGTGAGGCGCTGG ATTTAACTCTAGAGATCTTCAACAAGCGTCGCCTCGGGCAGACGATTCTTCCTTTGCACAGTCAGAGAGAGTTTGTGCTGCTGTACAGTGGAGTCTTTCCTCCTGATTCAGTGCTGCCCTGCAGAAAAGGCAACATAAGCAATGGATTCAACCTGAAAAGCACCCAAAAGACTTCACTCAGGAGATGTAAGTCGAGAACCGAGGGCAAAAGTGTGCCATCAGCATCCTCTGATAGTCCTCTGAATGTTACAGAGAGCCTTAAAGGAGAGAGTCGTTCAAAGTCCTCCACTGCTGCCTTATATCTGAATCAAAGCCCTCAGTCACCTCAGGTATCTCCACAttcaaacaacagcagcaacacagaGACTGTCAAACTGAAGAAACCCAGGCCTCGGTTTGAACTCAAACTCAGCAAGTGCACTTTTCCTCCTCGTTTGAAGAATGCAGGAGATGCTGAGGAGAAAACAAGGGTCATCGTGCCGCTGTCGTCACCCATAATAAGTGAAGACTTCTCCACCTGTGAATCTCCCCAGACAACAGTGTTGATGTCCCATCCTCAGTCGGGATCTCCCACAGCATCTGAAGACCTTGAAAGAGATGAAGAGTGTGGGGAAGAAAACCTCGGAGAAGACACACAAGGTTGA
- the ttll10 gene encoding protein polyglycylase TTLL10 isoform X6, translating into MSRFPRSLAAYVCDVGVEVIEVMSSDCWVESCSEDSAEQTGLKKPQEEEEEAEEEEVEVPCGQNQSACSLRQEETGGEQPLSHDHRSKQEVTSEGELEQSQREETLRFSHMTASQEMQQRGSVTGARRVRGNLRRSFPRGFSTCSYPDKDRVRRIEEPRGLGSFYYFGGANGAEIVSAYCESRGWKRIHNKHREDFKLKWCETKSPPNYCNFREGEQLLYQIPNNKVLTTKIGLLSSLREYERVSSKVNHGQGLRRLKMDEFIPTTFRMDLREEREAFFAQEEGVSSKEGHMWICKPTGLNQGRGIFLLKSQEDVVAFRLKLQQTEEHQASRKTLHRQPQARIVQHYIQRPLLLKGKKFDVRSFLLIACTAPYMVFFRHGYVRLTCDLYDPTSNNLIAHLTNQYMQKKSPLYSQLKEDTVWSMESFNTYVNDRFQVAKGLPRDWVLGVFARRMQQIMTQCFFAVKSKLDRRLGLFDLIGCDFMVDEDFKVWLLEMNCNPALHTNCEVLKEVLPGTVGEALDLTLEIFNKRRLGQTILPLHSQREFVLLYSGVFPPDSVLPCRKGNISNGFNLKSTQKTSLRRCKSRTEGKSVPSASSDSPLNVTESLKGESRSKSSTAALYLNQSPQSPQVSPHSNNSSNTETVKLKKPRPRFELKLSKCTFPPRLKNAGDAEEKTRVIVPLSSPIISEDFSTCESPQTTVLMSHPQSGSPTASEDLERDEECGEENLGEDTQG; encoded by the exons ATGAGTAGGTTTCCAAGGAGTCTGGCTGCCTATGTGTGTGATGTTGGAGTTGAAG TTATCGAGGTCATGTCGTCTGATTGCTGGGTGGAGTCCTGCAGTGAGGACTCTGCAGAGCAGACCGGACTGAAGAAGCcccaagaggaagaggaagaggcagaggaggaggaagtggaggttCCCTGTGGGCAGAACCAGTCTGCATGTAGCCTGAGGCAAGAAGAGACGGGAGGAGAGCAGCCTTTGTCACATGACCACAgaagcaaacaggaagtgacatcagaaGGTGAACTGGAGCAGAGCCAGAGGGAGGAGACGCTGAGGTTTTCACACATGACTGCCAGCCAGGAAATGCAGCAGAGAGGGTCAG TAACAGGTGCCCGCAGAGTGAGGGGAAACCTCCGGAGGTCCTTCCCCAGGGGCTTCTCCACCTGCTCCTACCCAGACAAGGACAGGGTGCGGCGGATAGAGGAGCCTCGAGGGCTTGGGTCTTTCTACTACTTTGGGGGAGCAAATGGGGCTGAAAT AGTGAGCGCTTACTGTGAGAGCAGAGGATGGAAGAGGATTCACAACAAGCACAGGGAGGATTTCAAACTCAAGTGGTGTGAAACCAAATCCCCGCCCAACTACTGTAACTTCAGAGAAG GTGAACAGTTGTTGTACCAGATTCCCAACAACAAGGTGCTCACCACAAAGATCGGCCTGCTCAGCAGTCTGCGGGAGTACGAGCGAGTCAGCAGCAAAGTCAACCACGGTCAAGGCCTGAG GAGGCTGAAAATGGACGAGTTCATCCCCACAACTTTCCGCATGGatctgagggaggagagggaggcttTCTTTGCCCAGGAGGAGG GTGTGAGCAGCAAAGAGGGTCACATGTGGATCTGTAAGCCCACGGGTCTGAACCAGGGCAGAGGGATTTTCCTGCTGAAGAGCCAGGAGGACGTAGTTGCTTTCAGACTGAAGCTACAGCAAACAGAGGAACACCAGGCCAGCAGGAAGACGCTCCACCGCCAGCCTCAGGCTCGCATCGTCCAGCA TTACATCCAGAGACCGCTGCTCCTAAAGGGGAAGAAGTTTGATGTGCGCTCTTTTCTTCTGATCGCCTGCACTGCACCTTACATGGTCTTCTTCAGACACGGATATGTGCGCCTGACCTGTGACCTCTACGACCCAACCTCCAACAACCTCATAGCTCACCTGACCAATCAG TACATGCAGAAGAAGAGTCCTCTGTACAGCCAGCTGAAGGAGGACACAGTCTGGTCCATGGAGAGTTTCAACACCTACGTCAATGACAGGTTTCAGGTTGCCAAGGGTCTGCCCAGGGACTGGGTACTGGGCGTCTTTGCA AGACGAATGCAGCAGATCATGACGCAGTGTTTCTTTGCTGTCAAATCCAAGTTGGATCGCCGACTGGGCCTCTTTGACCTGATTGGCTGTGACTTCATGGTTGACGAGGACTTCAAG GTTTGGCTCCTGGAGATGAACTGCAACCCGGCCCTGCATACGAACTGTGAAGTGTTGAAGGAGGTGCTACCCGGCACTGTTGGTGAGGCGCTGG ATTTAACTCTAGAGATCTTCAACAAGCGTCGCCTCGGGCAGACGATTCTTCCTTTGCACAGTCAGAGAGAGTTTGTGCTGCTGTACAGTGGAGTCTTTCCTCCTGATTCAGTGCTGCCCTGCAGAAAAGGCAACATAAGCAATGGATTCAACCTGAAAAGCACCCAAAAGACTTCACTCAGGAGATGTAAGTCGAGAACCGAGGGCAAAAGTGTGCCATCAGCATCCTCTGATAGTCCTCTGAATGTTACAGAGAGCCTTAAAGGAGAGAGTCGTTCAAAGTCCTCCACTGCTGCCTTATATCTGAATCAAAGCCCTCAGTCACCTCAGGTATCTCCACAttcaaacaacagcagcaacacagaGACTGTCAAACTGAAGAAACCCAGGCCTCGGTTTGAACTCAAACTCAGCAAGTGCACTTTTCCTCCTCGTTTGAAGAATGCAGGAGATGCTGAGGAGAAAACAAGGGTCATCGTGCCGCTGTCGTCACCCATAATAAGTGAAGACTTCTCCACCTGTGAATCTCCCCAGACAACAGTGTTGATGTCCCATCCTCAGTCGGGATCTCCCACAGCATCTGAAGACCTTGAAAGAGATGAAGAGTGTGGGGAAGAAAACCTCGGAGAAGACACACAAGGTTGA